A genomic segment from Neobacillus sp. YX16 encodes:
- a CDS encoding SDR family oxidoreductase produces MNILILGATGRVGSQIVTFALHDRHHVTVLVRTPEKIQINSGNLTIIQGNVLNKNDIVRAMHGIDVVISALNTDGTTTLSESMTLIIEAMENEGIQRIITIGTAGILQSRTTPTVIRYQSSESKRKSTRAAEEHHKVYDMLKQSTLDWTIVCPTYLPDGEREGQYRIERNFLPEGGMKISVPDTAEFTYRQIESSDYVQSRVGIAY; encoded by the coding sequence TTGAATATTTTAATTTTAGGTGCAACTGGACGAGTTGGAAGTCAAATAGTAACTTTTGCCCTTCATGATAGACATCATGTTACTGTATTAGTTCGCACTCCAGAGAAGATTCAAATAAATAGTGGAAATTTAACCATTATTCAAGGGAATGTTTTAAATAAAAATGATATAGTACGTGCAATGCATGGGATTGATGTAGTTATTAGTGCACTAAATACTGATGGCACAACCACTCTATCAGAAAGTATGACACTAATTATCGAAGCAATGGAAAACGAAGGTATACAACGAATTATCACGATAGGAACCGCAGGGATCTTACAAAGTAGAACTACGCCAACCGTAATCCGTTATCAGTCAAGTGAATCAAAACGTAAATCAACCCGTGCAGCAGAAGAACATCATAAAGTTTACGATATGCTGAAACAATCAACACTCGATTGGACGATTGTATGTCCTACATATTTGCCAGATGGAGAAAGAGAAGGTCAATATCGAATTGAACGTAATTTTTTGCCAGAAGGTGGTATGAAAATATCAGTTCCTGATACAGCAGAATTTACTTATCGTCAGATAGAAAGTAGCGATTATGTCCAATCACGTGTAGGAATCGCCTACTAA